From the genome of Staphylococcus haemolyticus, one region includes:
- the purH gene encoding bifunctional phosphoribosylaminoimidazolecarboxamide formyltransferase/IMP cyclohydrolase, with the protein MKKAILSVSNKSGIVEFAKSLIKLDYELYSTGGTKGALEDASVPVKSVSELTQFPEIMDGRVKTLHPAVHGGILADRDKPEHLEQLSEQHIDLIDMVVVNLYPFQKTVAKPDVTEAEAIENIDIGGPTMLRAAAKNFKHVTTIVHPADYNEVIERIKEDRLDEDFRKELMIKVFAHTNEYDHAIVSFFKGDSEQLRYGENPQQSARFVRTSNSKHTIAGAKQLHGKALSFNNIKDADSALSLVKKFKESAAVAVKHMNPCGVGIGDNIETAFKHAYDADNQSIFGGIIALNRTVTSDLAETLHAIFLEVVIAPRFTDEALDILTKKKNIRLLEIDMTIDNREEEFVSVSGGYLVQDKDNFEVAKEDMKVVTDKAPTDDQWDAMLLGWKVIPSVKSNAVILSNTKQTVGIGAGQMNRVGSAKIALERAIEINDNVALVSDGFFPMDDTVELAAQHGIKAIIQPGGSIKDQDSIDMANKYGIAMVTTGMRHFKH; encoded by the coding sequence ATGAAAAAAGCAATTTTAAGTGTCTCAAACAAAAGTGGAATAGTGGAGTTTGCTAAATCTTTAATCAAATTAGATTATGAATTATATTCAACTGGAGGAACTAAAGGTGCTTTAGAAGATGCTTCTGTACCGGTGAAATCTGTCTCAGAATTAACACAATTTCCTGAAATTATGGATGGCCGTGTTAAAACATTACACCCGGCAGTACATGGTGGCATTTTAGCAGATCGTGATAAACCTGAACATTTAGAACAGTTATCAGAACAACATATTGATTTAATCGATATGGTAGTAGTTAACTTATATCCTTTCCAAAAAACAGTCGCAAAACCAGATGTAACTGAAGCAGAAGCAATTGAAAACATCGATATTGGCGGACCTACTATGTTACGTGCTGCAGCTAAAAACTTTAAACATGTGACTACAATTGTACATCCAGCTGATTATAATGAAGTCATTGAACGCATAAAGGAAGACCGACTCGATGAGGATTTCCGTAAAGAATTAATGATCAAAGTTTTTGCACATACGAACGAATATGATCATGCTATTGTAAGCTTCTTTAAAGGAGATAGCGAACAATTAAGATATGGTGAAAATCCTCAACAATCAGCGCGTTTTGTTCGTACTTCGAATAGCAAACACACAATTGCAGGTGCTAAACAATTACATGGTAAAGCTTTAAGTTTTAACAATATTAAAGATGCTGATTCTGCACTTTCACTTGTTAAGAAATTTAAAGAGTCTGCTGCCGTTGCAGTTAAACATATGAACCCTTGTGGTGTTGGTATTGGAGATAATATTGAAACTGCATTTAAACATGCTTATGATGCAGATAACCAATCGATCTTTGGTGGCATTATTGCATTAAATAGAACCGTAACTTCTGATTTAGCTGAAACATTACATGCTATATTTTTAGAAGTAGTGATTGCTCCAAGATTTACTGATGAAGCTTTAGACATTTTAACTAAAAAGAAAAACATACGTCTATTAGAAATTGATATGACGATTGATAATCGTGAAGAAGAATTTGTTTCTGTATCTGGTGGCTATTTAGTCCAAGACAAAGATAACTTTGAAGTTGCTAAAGAAGATATGAAAGTTGTAACTGACAAGGCACCTACCGACGATCAGTGGGATGCGATGCTATTAGGTTGGAAAGTAATCCCTTCTGTAAAAAGTAATGCTGTCATCTTGAGTAATACGAAACAAACGGTAGGGATTGGTGCTGGTCAAATGAATCGTGTTGGCTCTGCAAAAATTGCGTTAGAGCGTGCAATAGAAATCAATGACAATGTTGCCCTAGTTTCAGATGGTTTCTTCCCAATGGATGATACCGTTGAATTGGCTGCACAGCATGGTATTAAAGCTATTATTCAACCTGGTGGTTCAATTAAAGACCAAGATTCAATTGATATGGCGAATAAATATGGCATTGCTATGGTGACAACTGGTATGCGTCACTTCAAGCATTAA
- the purN gene encoding phosphoribosylglycinamide formyltransferase, producing the protein MAKVAIFASGSGSNFENIVLYADKGELNNIEITSLYTDYHDAYCVKRAEQLKVAVNINEPKDFESKADYEQHLIELLQREEVEWIILAGYMRLIGPDLLDAYEGKILNIHPSLLPKYKGKDAIGQAFNSGDKVTGSTVHYVDSGMDTGEIIEQRQCDIKQDDTKENLEERVKRLEYELYPSVIAKVIK; encoded by the coding sequence GTGGCTAAAGTAGCAATATTTGCATCTGGTTCAGGTAGTAATTTCGAAAATATTGTATTATACGCAGATAAAGGGGAACTCAATAATATAGAAATTACATCTTTATATACTGATTATCACGATGCTTACTGCGTCAAACGTGCTGAACAATTAAAAGTAGCTGTCAATATTAATGAACCTAAAGATTTCGAATCAAAAGCAGATTACGAACAACATTTAATAGAACTGTTACAACGTGAAGAAGTTGAGTGGATAATACTTGCTGGCTATATGCGATTAATTGGACCTGATTTATTAGACGCTTACGAAGGTAAAATTTTAAACATCCATCCATCACTATTACCGAAATATAAGGGGAAAGATGCTATTGGACAAGCGTTTAATAGTGGCGATAAGGTAACTGGTTCAACTGTACATTATGTTGATAGTGGTATGGATACGGGAGAAATTATTGAACAACGACAATGTGATATAAAACAGGACGATACTAAAGAGAATTTGGAAGAACGTGTAAAGCGTTTGGAGTATGAACTTTATCCAAGTGTTATAGCTAAAGTTATTAAATAA
- the purM gene encoding phosphoribosylformylglycinamidine cyclo-ligase: MSKAYEQSGVDIHAGYEAVERMSSHVKRTMRKEVLGGLGGFGATFDLSQLNMKAPVLVSGTDGVGTKLKLAIDNDKHDTIGIDAVAMCVNDILTTGAEPLYFLDYIATNKVVPEVIEQIVKGVSDGCEETNTALIGGETAEMGEMYHEGEYDLAGFAVGAVEKDDYIDGSAIQEGQAIIGLASNGIHSNGYSLVRKLIKESGIDLNDDFDGRTYLETFLAPTQLYVKPILALKKAVQIKGMNHITGGGFYENIPRGLPEGLAANIDTQAFPTPNVFNWLQQQANIDTKEMYNVFNMGIGFTVIIDKKDVAQTLDILKQEGISAFEIGEIIEDKDTPIHLEGVE; the protein is encoded by the coding sequence ATGTCTAAAGCTTATGAACAATCAGGTGTTGATATTCATGCAGGTTATGAAGCGGTTGAGAGAATGTCTAGTCATGTTAAACGAACAATGCGTAAAGAGGTACTAGGTGGTTTAGGTGGATTTGGTGCTACCTTTGATTTGTCTCAATTAAATATGAAGGCACCCGTACTAGTTTCTGGTACAGATGGTGTTGGTACTAAATTGAAATTGGCTATTGATAATGATAAACACGACACAATCGGAATTGATGCAGTAGCGATGTGTGTAAACGATATTTTGACTACTGGTGCTGAGCCATTATATTTCTTAGATTATATTGCAACGAATAAAGTTGTTCCAGAAGTAATCGAACAGATTGTTAAAGGTGTGAGTGATGGATGCGAAGAGACTAACACTGCACTTATTGGTGGAGAAACAGCTGAAATGGGTGAAATGTATCATGAAGGTGAATATGACCTTGCCGGATTTGCTGTTGGAGCAGTCGAGAAAGACGACTATATTGATGGATCAGCAATTCAAGAAGGTCAAGCCATCATTGGTTTAGCCTCTAACGGAATACATTCAAATGGTTATAGCTTAGTACGTAAATTAATTAAAGAATCTGGTATAGATTTAAATGACGATTTTGATGGTCGTACGTACTTAGAAACGTTTCTAGCACCAACGCAGCTATATGTAAAACCTATTCTTGCTCTAAAAAAAGCTGTTCAAATTAAAGGAATGAATCATATCACTGGTGGTGGTTTTTATGAGAATATTCCACGTGGGTTACCAGAAGGTTTAGCAGCTAACATTGATACACAAGCATTTCCAACACCAAACGTATTTAATTGGCTACAACAACAAGCCAATATAGATACTAAAGAAATGTACAATGTCTTTAATATGGGGATTGGTTTCACTGTCATAATCGATAAAAAAGATGTTGCGCAAACACTCGATATTTTAAAACAAGAGGGTATATCTGCTTTCGAAATAGGTGAAATTATTGAAGACAAAGACACGCCTATTCATCTTGAGGGGGTAGAGTAG
- the purF gene encoding amidophosphoribosyltransferase produces the protein MFNYSGLNEECGVFGIWNHSEAAQLTYMGLHSLQHRGQEGAGIVVSDGEILKGERGLGLLTEAIKGDQMDQLKDGHNAIGHVRYATSGNKGIENIQPFLYHFYDMSVAICHNGNLINAQTLRQYLEKHGAIFHSSSDTEVIMHLIRRSKAPTFEEALKESLRQIKGGFTFAILTKDALYGAVDPNAIRPLVVGKMQDDTYILASETCAIDVLGAEYVQDIHAGEYVVINNEGIEVKSYTSHTNTSISAMEYIYFARPDSTIAGKNVHAVRKASGKKLAQESPANADMVIGVPNSSLSAASGYAEESHLPYEMGLVKNQYVARTFIQPTQELREQGVRVKLSAVKDIVEGKRIVLVDDSIVRGTTSKRIVRMLKDSGAKEVHVRIASPEFMFPSFYGIDVSTTAELISASKSPKEICDYIGADSLSYLSVDGLIESIGLDYDAPYSGLCVESFTGDYPAGLFDYEDKYYKNLSQRQQDYINNHKHYFDREGNIHV, from the coding sequence GTGTTTAACTACAGTGGATTAAACGAAGAATGTGGTGTGTTCGGCATTTGGAATCATTCAGAAGCCGCTCAATTAACCTATATGGGACTTCACAGTTTACAACATCGTGGTCAAGAAGGTGCAGGTATTGTTGTATCAGATGGAGAAATTTTAAAAGGTGAACGAGGTCTTGGATTGTTAACAGAAGCAATTAAAGGTGATCAAATGGATCAACTTAAAGATGGACACAACGCCATTGGCCATGTTCGCTATGCCACATCAGGTAATAAAGGGATTGAAAATATACAACCATTTTTATATCACTTTTACGATATGAGCGTTGCGATTTGCCACAATGGTAATTTAATTAATGCCCAGACGTTACGTCAATATTTGGAAAAACATGGTGCAATCTTCCATTCTTCATCTGACACTGAAGTGATTATGCATTTAATACGCAGAAGTAAAGCACCAACTTTTGAAGAAGCGTTAAAAGAGAGCTTGCGACAAATTAAAGGCGGATTCACATTTGCAATACTTACTAAAGATGCATTATATGGAGCAGTAGATCCTAACGCTATCCGTCCACTGGTAGTAGGTAAAATGCAAGATGACACGTACATCTTAGCTAGTGAAACATGTGCCATTGATGTATTAGGTGCTGAATATGTGCAAGATATCCATGCTGGAGAATATGTTGTTATTAATAATGAAGGTATTGAAGTGAAATCATATACGAGTCATACAAATACGTCTATTTCAGCTATGGAATATATTTATTTCGCTCGTCCTGATTCTACTATTGCTGGCAAAAATGTTCATGCTGTTCGTAAAGCATCTGGAAAAAAATTAGCACAAGAAAGCCCTGCAAATGCAGATATGGTTATTGGTGTACCCAACTCATCATTATCAGCTGCAAGTGGGTATGCTGAAGAAAGTCACCTACCTTATGAAATGGGGTTGGTGAAGAACCAATATGTAGCTCGCACATTTATCCAACCGACTCAAGAGTTAAGAGAACAAGGTGTCCGCGTTAAATTGTCGGCAGTCAAGGATATCGTAGAAGGTAAACGAATTGTATTAGTTGATGATTCAATTGTGCGTGGAACAACGAGTAAACGTATTGTCAGAATGTTAAAGGACTCCGGAGCTAAAGAGGTTCATGTAAGAATCGCTTCTCCAGAATTTATGTTCCCAAGCTTTTACGGTATAGATGTTTCAACGACTGCTGAACTCATTTCTGCAAGTAAGTCACCTAAAGAAATTTGTGATTATATTGGTGCAGACTCATTATCATATTTAAGCGTAGACGGTCTAATTGAATCGATTGGATTAGATTATGACGCACCGTATAGTGGTTTATGTGTAGAGAGCTTTACAGGTGATTATCCAGCAGGACTATTTGATTATGAAGATAAATATTATAAGAACTTAAGTCAACGTCAACAGGATTATATTAATAATCATAAACACTACTTTGATAGAGAGGGTAATATTCATGTCTAA
- the purL gene encoding phosphoribosylformylglycinamidine synthase subunit PurL gives MSKFIEPSIEEIKLEKLYQDMGLSDAEYNKVCEILGREPNFTEVGIFSVMWSEHCSYKHSKPFLKQFPTTGEHVLMGPGEGAGVVDIGDNQAVVFKVESHNHPSAIEPYQGAATGVGGIIRDIVSIGARPINLLNSLRFGELSVKQNQRLLKGVVRGIGGYGNCIGIPTTAGEIEFDDRYDGNPLVNAMCVGVIDHDMIQKGTAKGEGNSVIYVGLKTGRDGIHGATFASEELTEESESKRPSVQIGDPFVGKKLMEATLEAITFDELVGIQDMGAAGLTSSSSEMAAKGGSGLELHLDQVPTREPGISPYEMMLSETQERMLLVVEKGTEQKFLDLFEKHELDSAVIGEVTNTDRFVLKYEDEVFADIPVQSLADEAPVYVLEGEEKEYNTSKNDYSSINVEETFKKLLIHPTIASKHYLYEQYDQQVGANTIIKPGLQSSVVRVEGTNKAVASTIDGEARYVFNQPYEGGKMVVAEAYRNLIAVGATPLAMTDCLNYGSPEKKEIYQQLIDSTKGMSEACEVLKTPVVSGNVSLYNETRGTSIFPTPVVGMVGLIEDIDYLKDFHPEAGHKLYLVGETRDDFGGSQVEKLLYGKVNHEFEAIDLSDEVNKGEAVKNTIRSGVASHVQTVGKGGLLITLARISAHYGLGLEASIDLSDAQLFSETQGRYIIVVKEGQTLNIDEAIEIGQLTDVDEFKVTNAQSSIVEKVSEIKESWEGAIAKCLTTVD, from the coding sequence ATGTCTAAGTTTATCGAACCTAGTATTGAAGAAATTAAGCTTGAAAAATTATATCAAGATATGGGCTTAAGTGACGCAGAATATAACAAAGTTTGTGAAATATTGGGAAGAGAACCTAATTTTACAGAGGTAGGCATCTTCTCGGTTATGTGGAGTGAGCACTGTTCTTATAAGCACTCTAAACCATTCTTAAAACAATTTCCAACTACTGGTGAGCATGTCTTAATGGGACCAGGTGAAGGCGCAGGTGTTGTGGATATTGGTGATAATCAAGCAGTAGTATTTAAAGTTGAATCACATAACCATCCGTCAGCTATCGAACCTTATCAAGGTGCTGCAACTGGTGTAGGTGGCATTATTAGAGATATCGTATCAATTGGAGCTAGACCAATCAATCTGTTAAACAGTCTACGTTTCGGTGAATTGTCAGTTAAACAGAACCAACGTTTACTTAAAGGTGTAGTACGTGGTATTGGCGGTTATGGAAATTGTATCGGTATCCCAACAACAGCTGGAGAAATTGAATTTGATGATCGTTACGATGGAAATCCGTTGGTTAATGCCATGTGTGTAGGTGTTATTGATCATGACATGATTCAAAAAGGGACTGCTAAAGGTGAAGGTAACTCAGTCATTTATGTAGGGTTAAAAACAGGTCGTGATGGTATTCATGGTGCAACTTTTGCATCTGAAGAGTTAACTGAAGAAAGTGAAAGTAAACGACCATCTGTTCAAATTGGTGACCCTTTTGTAGGTAAAAAATTAATGGAAGCCACATTAGAAGCGATTACTTTCGACGAATTAGTTGGTATTCAAGATATGGGTGCCGCTGGTTTAACGTCTTCATCATCAGAAATGGCAGCTAAAGGTGGCAGTGGTCTGGAATTACATTTAGATCAAGTGCCTACACGTGAACCAGGTATTTCACCTTATGAAATGATGCTTTCTGAAACACAAGAAAGAATGTTATTAGTTGTTGAAAAAGGTACTGAACAAAAATTCTTAGATTTATTTGAAAAACATGAACTTGATAGTGCGGTAATTGGTGAAGTAACAAATACTGACCGCTTCGTACTTAAATATGAAGATGAAGTATTCGCGGATATACCGGTTCAATCACTTGCAGATGAAGCGCCGGTCTATGTTTTAGAAGGTGAAGAGAAAGAGTACAACACATCTAAAAATGACTATAGCTCTATAAATGTCGAAGAAACATTTAAGAAACTTCTAATACATCCAACGATTGCCTCAAAACATTATTTATATGAGCAATATGATCAACAAGTTGGTGCTAATACTATCATTAAACCAGGTTTACAATCTTCAGTTGTTCGTGTTGAAGGTACGAATAAAGCTGTAGCCTCTACAATTGATGGCGAAGCACGTTATGTGTTTAATCAGCCTTATGAAGGTGGAAAAATGGTCGTAGCTGAAGCCTATCGCAATTTAATAGCAGTAGGTGCAACTCCACTTGCTATGACGGATTGCTTAAATTATGGCTCTCCTGAAAAGAAAGAAATCTATCAGCAGTTAATTGATTCAACGAAAGGTATGTCAGAAGCGTGTGAAGTATTAAAAACACCGGTAGTTTCAGGTAATGTATCACTTTATAACGAAACACGTGGCACATCTATTTTCCCAACGCCTGTCGTAGGAATGGTAGGTTTGATAGAGGATATTGATTATCTGAAGGATTTCCATCCTGAAGCTGGTCATAAATTATATTTAGTTGGTGAAACAAGAGATGATTTTGGTGGTAGCCAAGTTGAAAAATTATTATACGGTAAAGTCAATCATGAATTTGAAGCAATTGATTTAAGCGATGAAGTTAATAAAGGAGAAGCAGTCAAGAATACGATTAGAAGTGGCGTGGCTTCTCACGTACAAACAGTTGGTAAAGGTGGCTTATTAATTACTTTAGCGCGTATCAGTGCCCATTATGGTTTAGGATTAGAAGCTTCAATTGACCTTTCAGATGCACAATTGTTTAGTGAAACGCAAGGTCGATATATTATTGTTGTTAAAGAAGGACAGACGTTAAATATTGATGAAGCTATAGAAATTGGTCAATTGACAGATGTTGATGAATTTAAAGTTACTAATGCTCAAAGTTCGATTGTTGAAAAAGTCTCAGAGATTAAAGAAAGTTGGGAAGGAGCAATTGCAAAGTGTTTAACTACAGTGGATTAA
- the purQ gene encoding phosphoribosylformylglycinamidine synthase subunit PurQ, whose protein sequence is MKFAVLVFPGSNCDRDMYNAAIKSGAQADYVDYRETSLDGYDGVLIPGGFSFGDYLRSGAMASVAPIINEVKRLANDGKPVLGVCNGFQILTEIGLLPGALLHNDSHLFISRNENLKIANNQTPFTNLYGENEIVVYPVAHGEGHYYCTDDIYNELVENNQIILTYEDNPNGSHENIAGIVNKAGNVCGMMPHPERALEKILGTDSGVKLFEAMVNSWREQNV, encoded by the coding sequence ATGAAATTTGCAGTTCTCGTATTCCCAGGATCTAATTGTGATAGAGATATGTACAACGCAGCGATTAAGTCAGGTGCGCAAGCAGATTATGTTGATTATCGTGAGACGTCATTGGATGGTTACGATGGCGTATTAATTCCTGGTGGTTTTTCATTTGGAGACTATTTACGTTCAGGTGCAATGGCTAGTGTAGCACCAATAATTAACGAAGTAAAACGCTTGGCAAATGATGGCAAACCCGTTCTAGGTGTATGTAACGGATTCCAAATTCTCACTGAGATTGGTTTATTACCTGGTGCATTACTCCATAATGATTCTCATTTATTTATTAGCAGAAATGAAAATCTAAAAATTGCCAATAATCAAACTCCTTTTACAAATTTGTATGGTGAAAATGAAATTGTAGTTTATCCAGTAGCGCATGGCGAAGGTCATTATTATTGTACAGATGACATATATAACGAATTAGTTGAAAATAATCAAATTATCTTAACATATGAAGATAATCCAAACGGCTCTCATGAAAATATTGCAGGTATTGTAAATAAAGCAGGTAATGTTTGCGGAATGATGCCACACCCTGAACGTGCGCTTGAAAAAATTCTTGGAACTGACAGTGGCGTGAAATTATTTGAAGCAATGGTTAATAGTTGGAGGGAACAAAATGTCTAA
- the purS gene encoding phosphoribosylformylglycinamidine synthase subunit PurS: MKTIELHITLQPQVLDTQGQALNRAVHDLGYKQVNDIRVGKVLYMTVDEATDEAVDNIVTTLSEKLFANTVIEEYNYKIVDEKENA, from the coding sequence ATGAAAACGATTGAACTTCACATTACATTACAACCACAGGTGTTAGATACTCAAGGACAAGCACTAAATCGAGCTGTTCACGACTTAGGTTATAAACAAGTTAATGATATTCGTGTAGGTAAAGTATTATACATGACGGTTGACGAAGCAACTGATGAAGCGGTTGATAACATTGTGACGACATTAAGTGAAAAGTTATTCGCAAATACTGTAATTGAAGAATATAATTATAAAATTGTTGACGAAAAGGAGAATGCATAA
- the purC gene encoding phosphoribosylaminoimidazolesuccinocarboxamide synthase yields MALLYEGKAKRIFSTDNEGQLRVEYKDEVTAGNGAKKDKMEGKGRLNNQITSIIFEYLAHHGIASHFIKQLSETEQLVEEVKIIPLEVVVRNIATGSITKRLGFNKGYEFEAPLVEFFYKNDDLNDPLITDDHVKLLKIASESEIETLKTMAKDINKVLVQLMDEMDLRLVDFKVEFGKTSDGKILLADEISPDTCRIWDKYSDTNFDKDVYRNDTGSLIDTYTTFLNKLEELK; encoded by the coding sequence ATGGCGCTATTATATGAAGGAAAAGCGAAAAGAATTTTCTCAACAGACAATGAAGGTCAATTGAGAGTTGAGTATAAAGATGAAGTTACGGCTGGTAATGGTGCAAAAAAAGACAAAATGGAAGGTAAAGGACGATTAAATAATCAAATTACCTCTATAATATTTGAATATTTAGCTCATCATGGAATTGCGAGTCATTTTATTAAGCAACTTTCGGAAACGGAACAATTAGTTGAAGAAGTTAAAATCATTCCACTAGAAGTTGTAGTACGTAACATAGCAACAGGTTCTATAACGAAACGCTTAGGCTTTAACAAAGGTTATGAATTCGAAGCACCGTTAGTTGAATTTTTCTATAAAAATGACGACTTAAATGACCCATTAATTACAGATGATCACGTTAAACTTTTAAAAATAGCGAGCGAGAGTGAAATTGAAACATTAAAAACTATGGCTAAAGATATTAATAAAGTATTAGTTCAATTGATGGATGAGATGGATTTAAGATTAGTTGATTTTAAAGTTGAATTTGGTAAAACTTCTGACGGTAAAATTTTATTAGCTGATGAAATTTCTCCAGATACATGTCGTATTTGGGATAAATATTCTGATACTAACTTTGATAAAGACGTCTATCGCAATGATACAGGTTCACTTATTGACACTTATACAACATTTTTAAATAAATTGGAGGAACTAAAATAA
- the purK gene encoding 5-(carboxyamino)imidazole ribonucleotide synthase, whose protein sequence is MNFNKLKFGDTIGIIGGGQLGKMMAQSAQKMGFKVICLDPNPDSPCKSVAHEFITAAYDDEEALHELGEKSDVITYEFENISAEQLIRLTQKFNIPQGYQAIQLLQDRLTEKQTLQKAGSKIVPFLPIKEEKDLNVVINQLGYPFIVKTRFGGYDGKGQVLVKNEESIQEAKDLISQQECVAEQFLDIALEVSLTVTIGNQKQITYFPLQENEHRNQILFKTIVPARSDKEQEARDEVNKIINEVHFVGTFTVEFFIDKSNNLYVNEIAPRPHNSGHYSIEACDYSQFDTHILAVTGQNLPKEIEILKPAVMMNLLGRDLDLLEDKFANHPEWHVHIYGKPERKPNRKMGHMTILTNNVDETEKAMLKQFEGRE, encoded by the coding sequence ATGAACTTCAATAAATTAAAGTTCGGTGACACAATCGGTATTATCGGTGGCGGTCAATTAGGTAAAATGATGGCACAATCTGCTCAAAAAATGGGCTTTAAAGTCATTTGTTTAGATCCTAACCCTGATAGTCCGTGTAAATCAGTAGCTCACGAATTTATAACTGCTGCTTATGACGATGAAGAAGCTTTGCATGAACTCGGTGAGAAATCTGATGTTATCACTTATGAGTTTGAAAATATTTCAGCTGAACAACTTATTCGTCTAACTCAAAAATTCAATATTCCTCAAGGTTATCAAGCTATTCAATTATTACAAGATCGTTTAACTGAAAAACAAACATTACAAAAAGCGGGATCTAAAATTGTTCCTTTTTTACCTATTAAAGAGGAAAAAGACCTAAATGTTGTGATTAATCAATTAGGATATCCATTTATAGTTAAAACGCGTTTTGGTGGATACGACGGTAAAGGACAAGTCTTAGTTAAAAATGAAGAATCAATTCAAGAAGCTAAAGATCTCATTTCACAACAAGAGTGTGTAGCAGAACAATTTCTTGATATTGCACTCGAAGTTTCTTTAACTGTTACGATTGGTAACCAAAAACAAATTACGTATTTCCCTCTTCAAGAAAATGAACATCGAAATCAAATATTATTTAAAACCATTGTGCCTGCGAGAAGTGATAAGGAACAAGAAGCTAGAGATGAAGTAAATAAAATTATTAATGAGGTACATTTTGTAGGTACATTTACAGTCGAATTCTTCATCGATAAATCAAATAATTTATATGTAAATGAAATTGCACCACGTCCACACAATTCCGGACATTATTCAATTGAAGCTTGTGATTATTCACAATTTGATACACATATATTAGCAGTTACTGGACAAAATCTTCCAAAAGAAATTGAGATTTTAAAACCTGCAGTAATGATGAATTTGTTGGGGCGCGATTTAGATTTATTAGAAGATAAGTTTGCTAATCATCCAGAATGGCATGTTCATATTTATGGGAAACCTGAACGTAAACCTAATCGTAAAATGGGGCATATGACAATTTTAACGAATAATGTAGATGAAACTGAGAAAGCTATGCTTAAACAGTTTGAAGGGAGAGAATAG
- the purE gene encoding 5-(carboxyamino)imidazole ribonucleotide mutase: MKVAVIMGSSSDWKVMQESCAMLDEFEIPYEKKVVSAHRTPKLMYEFASQARTNGYDVIIAGAGGAAHLPGMVASMTTIPVIGVPIESKSLKGLDSLLSIVQMPGGIPVATTAIGNAGAKNAGILAARILSISNESVRKHLDEYEQSLVDKVGEMQNELQ; the protein is encoded by the coding sequence GTGAAAGTAGCGGTTATTATGGGTAGTTCTTCAGATTGGAAGGTTATGCAAGAAAGTTGTGCGATGTTAGATGAATTCGAAATACCGTACGAAAAGAAAGTCGTTTCGGCACATCGTACGCCTAAATTAATGTATGAATTTGCAAGTCAAGCTAGAACAAATGGATACGATGTCATTATTGCTGGTGCAGGTGGTGCTGCGCATCTACCAGGAATGGTTGCATCAATGACAACAATACCTGTTATAGGTGTACCGATTGAGTCCAAGAGTTTAAAAGGATTGGATTCTTTATTATCGATTGTTCAAATGCCAGGAGGTATTCCAGTAGCTACAACTGCAATAGGTAATGCAGGTGCAAAAAATGCTGGGATACTAGCTGCGAGAATTTTAAGTATTAGTAATGAATCGGTTCGTAAACATTTAGATGAATATGAGCAAAGTCTAGTAGATAAAGTTGGTGAAATGCAAAATGAACTTCAATAA